Proteins encoded together in one Panthera uncia isolate 11264 chromosome A2, Puncia_PCG_1.0, whole genome shotgun sequence window:
- the SLC5A5 gene encoding sodium/iodide cotransporter, which produces MAAVQGEARAAFGPWDYGVFALMLLVSTGIGLWVGLARGGQRSAEDFFTGGRRLAALPVGLSLAASFMSAVQVLGVPAEAYRYGLKFIWMCLGQLLNSLLTAVLFLPVFYRLGLTSTYQYLELRFSRAVRLCGTLQYLVATVMYTGIVIYAPALILNQVTGLDIWASLLSTGAICTFYTTVGGMKAVVWTDVFQVVVMLAGFWVVLARGTVLVGGPRHVLDIAQNHSRINLMDFNPDPRSRYTFWTFVVGGTLVWLSMYGVNQAQVQRYVACRTEKQAKLALLINQLGLILIVFSAAGCGVIMFTIYIDCDPLLAGRISAPDQYMPLLVLDIFKDLPGVPGLFLACAYSGTLSTASTSINAMAAVTVEDLIKPRLPSITPRRLVMISKGLSLIYGSACLTVAALSSLLGGGVLQGSFTVMGVISGPLLGAFILGMFLPACNTPGVLSGLAAGLALSLWVAVGATLYPPGAQSLGVLPSSAAGCAVPSANTSGLQGLLRATNTSSKSPSPEMDPGRPALADSFYAISYLYYGALGTLSTVLFGALVSCLTGPTKRSALGPGLLWWDLARQTASVAPKEEAATLDDSLGKGAEELPPGAKRPPDFLPSDEDHPLFLGQKEVEGAGSQTPSSGHDHGQDLRETHL; this is translated from the exons ATGGCCGCCGTCCAGGGCGAGGCGCGGGCCGCGTTTGGACCCTGGGACTACGGGGTCTTCGCCCTCATGCTGCTAGTGTCCACAGGCATCGGGCTGTGGGTCGGGCTGGCGCGGGGCGGGCAGCGCAGCGCCGAGGACTTCTTCACCGGCGGCCGGCGCCTGGCGGCCCTGCCCGTCGGCCTCTCGCTGGCCGCCAGCTTCATGTCGGCGGTGCAGGTGCTGGGCGTGCCGGCCGAGGCCTACCGCTACGGCCTCAAGTTCATCTGGATGTGCCTGGGCCAGTTGCTCAACTCCCTGCTCACCGCGGTGCTCTTCCTGCCGGTCTTCTACCGCCTGGGCCTCACCAGCACCTACCAG TACCTGGAGCTGCGCTTCAGCCGCGCTGTGCGGCTCTGCGGGACCCTGCAGTACCTGGTGGCCACA GTGATGTACACTGGCATCGTGATCTACGCCCCCGCGCTCATCCTGAATCAAG TGACTGGGTTGGACATCTGGGCATCGCTCCTGTCCACTGGAGCCATCTGTACCTTCTACACGACTGTG GGCGGCATGAAGGCTGTGGTCTGGACCGACGTATTTCAGGTCGTGGTGATGCTCGCTGGCTTCTGGGTTGTCCTGGCCCGCGGCACCGTGCTGGTGGGTGGGCCCAGGCACGTGCTTGACATCGCCCAGAACCACTCCCGGATCAACCTGATGGA CTTTAACCCGGACCCACGGAGCCGCTACACATTCTGGACTTTTGTGGTGGGTGGCACATTGGTGTGGCTCTCGATGTATGGCGTCAACCAAGCACAGGTGCAGCGCTATGTGGCCTGTCGCACAGAGAAGCAGGCCAAGCT ggccCTGCTCATCAACCAGCTGGGCCTGATCCTGATCGTGTTCAGCGCTGCTGGCTGTGGCGTGATCATGTTCACGATCTATATAGACTGCGACCCTCTCCTTGCAGGGCGGATCTCTGCCCCAGACCAG tACATGCCCCTGCTGGTGCTGGACATCTTCAAGGACCTGCCAGGAGTCCCCGGGCTCTTTCTGGCCTGTGCCTACAGTGGTACCCTCAG caccgCATCCACCAGCATCAATGCCATGGCCGCAGTCACCGTGGAGGACCTCATCAAGCCTCGGCTGCCGAGCATCACACCCCGGAGACTCGTAATGATCTCCAAGGGGCTCT CACTCATCTACGGCTCGGCCTGTCTCACCGTGGCGGCTCTGTCCTCACTGCTGGGGGGAGGCGTCCTCCAG GGCTCCTTCACCGTAATGGGAGTCATCAGCGGCCCCCTCCTTGGAGCCTTCATCCTGGGAATGTTTCTCCCTGCCTGCAACACTCCG GGTGTCCTCTCCGGGCTGGCCGCCGGCTTGGCGCTCTCGCTGTGGGTGGCGGTGGGCGCCACTCTGTACCCGCCCGGCGCTCAGTCCTTGGGAGTCCTGCCGTCATCGGCCGCCGGCTGTGCGGTGCCCTCCGCCAACACCTCCGGCCTCCAGGGCCTGCTCCGGGCCACCAACACCTCCAGCAAGAGCCCCAG CCCTGAAATGGACCCCGGTCGACCCGCCTTAGCTGACAGCTTCTACGCCATTTCCTATCTTTATTATGGTGCCCTGGGAACGCTGAGCACTGTGCTGTTTGGAGCCCTCGTCAGCTGCTTGACAG GCCCCACCAAGCGCAGTGCCTTGGGTCCTGGGCTGCTGTGGTGGGACCTTGCACGACAGACAGCATCAGTGGCCCCCAAGGAAGAAGCGGCTACCTTGGATGACAGCTTGGGGAAG ggtGCTGAGGAGCTGCCCCCTGGAGCCAAGAGGCCTCCTGACTTCTTGCCCAGTGATGAGGACCATCCGCTCTTCCTGGGGcagaaggaggtggagggagcCGGCTCCCAGACCCCCAGCAGTGGACATGACCATGGCCAGGACCTTCGGGAGACCCACCTCTGA
- the RPL18A gene encoding 60S ribosomal protein L18a has protein sequence MKASGTLREYKVVGRCLPTPKCRTPPLYRMRIFAPNHVVAKSRFWYFVSQLKKMKKSSGEIVYCGQVFEKSPLRVKNFGIWLRYDSRSGTHNMYREYRDLTTAGAVTQCYRDMGARHRARAHSIQIMKVEEIAASKCRRPAVKQFHDSKIKFPLPHRVLRRQHKPRFTTKRPNTFF, from the exons ATGAAGGCCTCGGGCACA CTGCGAGAGTACAAGGTGGTGGGGCGCTGTCTGCCCACCCCCAAGTGCCGCACTCCTCCGCTGTATCGCATGCGAATCTTTGCACCTAATCATGTTGTCGCCAAGTCCCGCTTCTGGTATTTTGTGTCTCAgctgaagaagatgaagaagtcTTCAGGGGAAATTGTCTACTGTGGGCAG GTGTTCGAGAAATCCCCCTTGCGGGTGAAGAACTTCGGCATCTGGCTGCGCTACGACTCCCGCAGCGGCACCCACAACATGTACCGGGAGTACCGGGACCTGACGACCGCAGGCGCCGTCACCCAGTGCT ACCGAGACATGGGTGCCCGGCACCGTGCCCGGGCCCACTCGATCCAGATCATGAAGGTGGAGGAGATCGCAGCCAGCAAGTGCCGCCGCCCAGCAGTCAAGCAGTTCCAC GACTCCAAGATCAAGTTCCCGCTGCCCCACCGGGTCCTGCGTCGCCAGCACAAGCCACGCTTCACCACCAAGAGGCCCAACACCTTCTTTTAG